ATACATGCATCAGAGGAgaattctgtcttttttttctgaaaatcatGAACATTTCCATCACATCTCAAATTATgtgtttttaatagttttaaataaaaaagtttaacttatTTTATCATTATACACATTATTGCGGGTGGATGAGGGTAATGACTTATAAGGATCTGCAGAATCATCAAGGAAGTATGAAATGTGGCGGGAACAGCCAGACACTACCTTGCACTGCAGCAGCAGTTCAAACAAGAAGATCCAGAGCCTGGTTGAGCACCACAGCACAACtgaaaaaaggcaccgtcctccggatgagatgttaaacagaGGTCctaactctctgtggtcattaaaaatcccaggacacttctcaaaaagagtaggggtgtcctCTTAATAATCCCAATCCATTaactggctctataactctactctctactctccaccaatagcttgtgtggtgagcgtactggcgcactatggctgccgtcgcatcatcaaGGTGGATGATGCacgctggtggtggttgaggagagtcccctgttcactgtgtaaagcgctttgagtgtagtatcagaaaagtgctttataaatatatcgttcattcattcattcatgttcctggtttttgaattcttgtgtttgttttgtttagtttcatTAAAGCAGCTCTTATAACCACTCCCTTGTGTCGTGTCTCTGAACACATCAAAGAAGAACCGACCCAGAATATGGATCTAGCAGCTCAAATTATTGCTCTCAGTAAAGAAGGGCTTTCTATAATGACCTATTCTACTTGTTTGTAGGGAGATTGCATGCCAGACTGATTGGACGATAAGAGCCTTAAATCTATTTATTGGACTGGACTATTATTAACTACTATGGGAATGTGGATTTACCTGACATCGGGGATCTCACATGGAAGAATTATGTTAGCCTTGGAGTTATGAGTTTTTACCCTCCAAACAATAGAGTTCCTTCATGCTTAACTCTGAACTCGAGCCCtccccagctgccttgacctctgagccctctgagtccccagctgccttaaccactgagccctCTGTGTCCCCAGTTGCCTTGACCTCAgagccctctgagtccccagctgtCTTAACCTCTCAACCCTCTGCatccccagctgccttgaccGCTGAGCCCTCTGAGTCTCCAGCTGCCTTGACCTCAGAGCCCTCTGAGTACCCGGGTGCAttgacctctgagccctctgcGTCCCCAGCTGTCTTGACCTCTGCATCCACAGCTGCCTTGACCACTGAGCCCTATGTGTACCCAGCTACCTCGACCTCTGCGTCCCCAGCTGCTTCAACCTCTGCATCAACAGCTGCCTTGACCACTGAGCCCTCTGCACCCCCAGCTGCCTTGACCTCTGCGTCCCCAACTGCCTTGACCTCTGCGTCCCCTGCTGCCTTGACCTCTGAGTCCCTGGTCGCCTTGACCTCACTGTCTGAGTCCCTGGCCACCTTGACCTCTGAGACCTCTGAGTTCCTGCCCTCTGAGTCTTCACCCTCTGAGTCTCTGCCTCAAGTTGCTCCGCCCTTTGAGTCTCTGCCTTCAGCTGCTCCATCCTGGTCGCCTGGAATGCCCTGGCCTCCGGATCCTCCGacagctccgccctggtctcttGGTCCGGCGGCTCTGCCCTGATATACTGGTCcgtcctggtctcctggccatctgccggCTCTGCCCTGGTTCCCGCCCACTCCTGATTCCCCAAAATCATTATTTTTCTTGATTAGGGCCTCAGATGCCGCCCTTAAAGTGGGGGATCTGTAACATGTTCTGTAGTGTATCTGTCTTTGGACTTTTGTTTTGAAGTGTAGTTTTGCTCTCTTAGTTTTCTATACATGGTTCCTTCCCTGATTGTCTTTACCTGTGTCTTGTTATCCTTGTATGCtcctgtgtatatattgccctcagGTACTATGATGGGTAATCAAACCCTGGCTGCATGCATCCGGTGTCCAGCTGCGGAGAGTGGCAGGGAGACCGCCGGAATTAACTGGGTGAAACATCCGTGTTGGGAGGCTCCAGTCTGATGAACCTGTAGCTGGACAACcgaatttaaaatcaaattttaaacatttgaaaaactttttttggcCAAGTTGTTCTTTGTAGTATCactgatgccacaactgtgggacagtcagaATTTCtgacaaatttaaataattttcacaaaataaatattgaagtGGTTTTGGCcctatgtttatttcactttttgtttatattaccatagttttaaacataataatttgtatatttttcattataaaagtttaaaatatttaaaatattaaaagtgtgGGTCTGTGACAAGGGTAAAAAAATactatctacaggtgcatctcaataaattagaatgtcgtggaaaagttcatttatttcagtaattcaactcaaattgtgaaactcgtgtattaaataaattcaatgcacacagactgaagtagtttaagtctttggttcttttaattgtgatggttttggctcacatttaacaaaaacccacccattcactatctcaaaaaattagaatacatcataagaccaataaaaaaaacatttttagtgaattgttggccttctggaaagtatgttcatttactgtatatgtactcaatacttggtaggggctccttttgcttcatttactgcctcaatttggcgtggcatggaggtgatcagtttgtggcactgctgaggtggtatggaagcccaggtttctttgacagtggccttcagctcatctgcattttttggtctcttgtttctcattttcctcttgacaataccccatagattctctatgggattcaggtcaggtgagtttgctggccagtcaagcacaccaacaccatggtcatttaaccaacttttggtgcttttggcagtgtgggcaggtgccaaatcctgctggaaaatgaaatcagcatctttaaaaagctggtcagcagaaggaagcatgaagtgctccaaaatttcttggtaaatgggtgcagtgactttggttttcaaaaaacacaatggaccaacaccagcagatgacattgcaccccaaatcatcacagactgtggaaacttaacactggacttcaagcaacttgggctatgagcttctccacccttcctccagactctaggaccttggtttccaaatgaaatacaaaacttgctctcatctgaaaagaggactttggaccactgggcaacagtccagttcttcttctccttagcccaggtaagacgcctctgacgttgtctgtggttcaggagtggcttaacaagaggaatacgacaactgtagccaaattccttgacatgtctgtgtgtggtggctcttgatgccttgaccccagcctcagtccattccttgtgaagttcacccaaattcttgaattgattttgcttgacaatcataaggctgcggttctcttggttggttgtgcatctttttcttccacactttttccttccactcaactttctgtttacatgcttggatacagcactctgtgaacagccagcttctttggcaatgaatgtttgtggcttaccctccttgtgaagggtgtcaatgatcgtcttctggacaactgtcagatcagcagtcttccccatgattgtgtagcctagtgaaccaaactgagagaccattttgaaggctcaggaaacctttgcaggtgttttgagttgattagctgattggcatgtcaacatattctaattttttgagatagtgaattggtgggtttttgttaaatgtgagccaaaatcatcacaattaaaagaaccaaagacttaaactacttcagtctgtgtgcattgaatttatttaatacacgagtttcacaatattgagtttaattactgaaataaatgaacttttccacgacattctaatttattgagatgcacctgtacatatgcATACAGTAAAAAGCAATTGAAAGTACCAAGTATAAATGATTAAAGCATGTTTTAAATGTG
The genomic region above belongs to Myxocyprinus asiaticus isolate MX2 ecotype Aquarium Trade chromosome 23, UBuf_Myxa_2, whole genome shotgun sequence and contains:
- the LOC127413811 gene encoding putative protein TPRXL, translating into MAAVASSSFIKAALITTPLCRVSEHIKEEPTQNMDLAAQIIALIALTSEPSESPAVLTSQPSASPAALTAEPSESPAALTSEPSEYPGALTSEPSASPAVLTSASTAALTTEPYVYPATSTSASPAASTSASTAALTTEPSAPPAALTSASPTALTSASPAALTSESLVALTSLSESLATLTSETSEFLPSESSPSESLPQVAPPFESLPSAAPSWSPGMPWPPDPPTAPPWSLGPAALP